The proteins below come from a single Bryobacter aggregatus MPL3 genomic window:
- the tssK gene encoding type VI secretion system baseplate subunit TssK, with protein MKQLQPVIWSKGTFLQPQHLQTQDRYLESLLHFRQEALRFAPYGFQKLVFSQQALAAGQLSIEVASGLLADGLAFDIPGSDLAPEGKALATWFEPVQGVAPASLDLFLAVPTYRHGGANVGRPQVQKDGRYLVETLLVNDENSGLAQKPVQVARKNFRILTEYELGEGMTSIRLARVRKDEAGQFQLDQSFVPPLLDIASNDHIMGLARRTVELLAAKSANLAGMRRQKNLSLADFTSGDIANFWLLYTINSSLPVVRHAFESRHGHPEELYAELTALAGALTTFSNEIEPADLPPYRHDDLGPCYRDLCQKIYKLLESTVPTNFVSIPLKLMQQSIYAASLDDEKLLRNTRFYLAVSAEVGEGELIQRTPLLGKLCSATHIEHLVRNALPGVPLTHLPVPPNSIPVKLNFQYFGLTQVGGAWEAVARSRNIAFYAPSELALLKAEIIVVFPG; from the coding sequence ATGAAACAACTGCAACCGGTGATCTGGTCGAAGGGCACTTTCCTGCAGCCTCAACACCTGCAAACCCAAGATAGATATTTGGAAAGCCTGCTGCATTTCAGGCAGGAAGCATTGCGGTTTGCGCCGTATGGCTTTCAGAAGCTGGTCTTCAGCCAACAGGCGCTGGCCGCGGGGCAACTGTCGATCGAGGTCGCAAGCGGCCTGCTGGCCGACGGCTTGGCCTTTGACATTCCGGGGAGCGATCTTGCTCCCGAAGGCAAGGCTTTGGCGACGTGGTTTGAGCCGGTGCAGGGCGTAGCTCCGGCGAGCCTCGATCTTTTCCTGGCGGTGCCTACCTATCGCCATGGTGGAGCGAATGTCGGGCGTCCTCAGGTGCAGAAAGACGGCCGCTATCTCGTCGAAACCTTGTTGGTGAACGATGAGAACAGCGGGCTGGCGCAGAAGCCTGTGCAGGTGGCGCGCAAGAACTTCCGCATTCTGACGGAATACGAATTGGGCGAAGGCATGACCAGCATTCGGCTGGCGCGTGTCCGTAAGGACGAAGCGGGGCAGTTTCAATTGGATCAGTCCTTCGTTCCTCCTCTCCTCGACATAGCGTCAAATGATCACATCATGGGCCTCGCCCGCCGTACGGTCGAGCTTTTGGCGGCGAAGAGCGCAAATTTAGCCGGAATGCGCCGTCAGAAGAACTTGAGTTTAGCCGATTTTACTTCCGGCGATATCGCAAATTTCTGGCTGCTTTATACGATCAACTCCAGCCTTCCTGTGGTGCGCCATGCTTTCGAGTCCAGGCATGGTCACCCCGAAGAACTATACGCGGAATTAACTGCCCTTGCTGGCGCACTCACTACGTTTTCAAACGAGATTGAGCCGGCGGATTTGCCTCCTTACCGGCACGACGATCTCGGTCCTTGCTATCGCGATCTCTGCCAGAAGATCTACAAGCTGCTCGAGTCGACGGTGCCGACGAATTTCGTTTCGATCCCGCTCAAGCTGATGCAGCAGAGTATCTATGCGGCGTCTCTCGATGACGAGAAGCTGCTGCGCAACACGCGTTTCTATCTGGCGGTGAGCGCTGAGGTTGGAGAAGGAGAATTGATCCAGCGAACGCCTCTGCTCGGCAAACTCTGCTCGGCCACCCACATTGAGCATCTGGTTCGCAATGCCTTGCCCGGAGTCCCTCTGACGCATTTGCCGGTGCCTCCCAACAGCATTCCGGTCAAGCTGAACTTCCAATACTTCGGCCTGACGCAGGTGGGCGGGGCCTGGGAAGCGGTGGCGCGGAGCCGCAACATCGCCTTCTACGCGCCTTCTGAGCTTGCTTTGCTCAAGGCGGAGATCATCGTCGTCTTTCCTGGATGA
- the tssB gene encoding type VI secretion system contractile sheath small subunit, protein MGRDSTQHKLDKVRPPRVQITYDVQVGDAIELKELPFVMGVLGDFTGHPTDPLPKLKERKFVEIDPDNFDKVLEAMKPHLFLTVENKLSEDPNAGQLRVDLSFKSMDDFEPGNIAKQVGPLKELLDLRTRLSDLRGSLQGNDKLEESLLDVISKPESLEKIKGEIGKDKE, encoded by the coding sequence ATGGGACGCGATAGCACCCAACACAAATTGGACAAGGTTCGCCCACCGCGCGTACAGATTACGTACGATGTTCAGGTCGGCGATGCCATTGAACTGAAAGAACTGCCCTTCGTGATGGGCGTGCTTGGTGATTTTACCGGGCACCCGACAGACCCGCTTCCGAAACTCAAGGAACGCAAGTTTGTCGAAATCGATCCCGACAACTTCGACAAGGTTCTCGAGGCAATGAAGCCGCATCTCTTCCTCACCGTTGAAAACAAGCTGAGCGAAGATCCCAATGCCGGCCAGCTCCGCGTGGACCTGAGCTTTAAGAGCATGGACGATTTTGAACCAGGCAACATCGCCAAGCAAGTTGGCCCCTTGAAGGAGTTGCTCGACCTGCGTACTCGCTTGTCGGATCTCCGTGGCAGCCTGCAGGGGAACGACAAGCTGGAAGAGTCTCTTTTGGATGTGATCTCTAAGCCTGAATCCCTCGAGAAGATCAAGGGCGAAATTGGCAAGGATAAGGAGTAG
- a CDS encoding TonB-dependent receptor — translation MKSLVRFASIVLLFSLLCPGQTASSLIQGNVRDSSGAALAGMKVTATLRSTETNYNSVTNADGFYVFPNIRPGVYTVTFESPSFKKSVHSGLLVEVNQQARVDTTMQVGEVAESISVTDSISTVDTFTSSLSETVDSRRIVELPLNGRQSLQLQGLVPGVIPAAQGQAASFVAVNTNLTFSINGSRPSASVYTLDGGVNMDMYNNTPNAFPNPDAIQEFSILTNNYTAVQGGAPGGAVNMITKSGGNAFHGRVYEFFRNDHLNTRNFFAAGKPPLKKNQFGGNLGGPILQNRTFFFGAFESNRERRGITNSGNVVPTALERAGDFSQSRLPTGPVKDPLTGNPFPNNVIPANRIDTVAKNFASNFLPLPNLGTNQLTYNLSIPYSGDQFTGRLDHNLNERSRLMLRYFLDDTGYRNNDALLSFNSAYNWVTHNATLSHQYTFNPTTTNTATFTFNRNTFIRSPLTTPGAANWAALGCVSCVEVHPSSVPTDWNLSVTGGVGIRSSTAFLSYMQNFQFVDSFSKTMGNHLLSIGGSLLHARRNGREYFSSSPTFNFDGSRSASGSGYADFFLGLPITVGQNTILQSYTSKWTPSLFFEDDWKLSRKLTLNLGVRWEPYLPMGEKNNRLMAFVPGQQSTVYPTAPLGLVFPGDKGISNKITPNEWNKFAPRIGFAYDPFGNGRTSIRGGYGIFYDSPRLVPYNTFSSRQPYSVGTTLQNPYSLTDPYRGAENIVSSLLQNISGVPAGQTNFKFVTPVSISTIDPGFTNGYLQQWNFNLQREVVKDFVATAAYVGSKGTHMQIPEEINGAPYAAGATSGNINQRRIYQPFATIQSLMANGNSTYHSTQLSLKKRFGSGYSILSSYSFSKFIDMVADDSHGGTTGPATNPFNYFYDRGISDLNVRHRFVTSAVWELPIFRNAKGFKGAVLGGWQMNGIVILQSGTPFSVTAGVNRSLSGGAGDRADLIGSGSVATYGDTSRASFTRKYFDTSRFALPGLGSFGTAGRNLLTGPGLFNIDASAFKSFRFTERLILDYRLEIFNVLNRPNFGNPVGNFSSGTYGQITSAKDPRIMQMGLKLNF, via the coding sequence ATGAAATCCCTTGTCCGCTTTGCGAGCATCGTCCTGCTTTTCTCCCTTCTGTGCCCCGGCCAGACTGCCTCGTCCCTGATCCAGGGAAATGTCCGTGATTCTTCCGGTGCCGCGCTGGCCGGTATGAAAGTCACCGCTACCCTGCGCAGCACCGAAACCAACTACAACTCTGTGACCAATGCGGATGGTTTCTACGTCTTCCCGAATATTCGGCCTGGCGTCTACACCGTCACCTTTGAAAGCCCTTCTTTCAAGAAGTCTGTGCACTCCGGCTTGCTGGTGGAGGTGAATCAGCAGGCCCGCGTCGATACCACGATGCAAGTGGGTGAGGTCGCTGAATCGATCTCGGTTACGGACAGCATCAGCACCGTGGACACCTTCACGTCCTCCTTGAGCGAGACGGTTGACTCCCGGCGCATTGTCGAATTGCCGCTGAATGGCAGGCAGTCCCTCCAGTTGCAGGGCTTGGTTCCGGGCGTTATCCCGGCGGCGCAGGGACAAGCCGCATCCTTTGTTGCGGTAAACACCAACCTCACCTTCTCGATCAATGGATCGCGGCCCAGCGCCTCGGTCTACACGCTCGATGGCGGAGTCAACATGGACATGTACAACAACACTCCAAACGCGTTTCCGAATCCGGATGCGATCCAGGAGTTCAGCATTTTGACAAACAACTATACGGCGGTGCAGGGCGGTGCGCCGGGGGGCGCGGTCAATATGATCACGAAGTCCGGCGGAAATGCGTTCCATGGGCGGGTGTATGAGTTTTTCCGGAACGATCATTTGAACACCCGAAACTTCTTCGCGGCCGGAAAGCCGCCGTTGAAGAAGAATCAATTCGGCGGTAATCTCGGTGGCCCGATTCTGCAGAACAGAACCTTCTTCTTCGGCGCCTTTGAATCGAACCGGGAGCGCCGCGGCATCACAAATTCAGGCAACGTGGTTCCGACGGCCTTGGAGCGAGCGGGGGACTTCTCACAGTCCAGGCTTCCGACCGGACCTGTCAAAGATCCCCTTACCGGAAATCCCTTTCCAAACAATGTCATTCCGGCGAATCGCATCGATACGGTGGCAAAGAATTTCGCCTCAAACTTTCTCCCCTTGCCGAATCTGGGAACCAATCAGCTCACCTACAATCTTTCGATCCCCTATTCGGGCGATCAGTTCACCGGCCGTCTGGATCACAATCTCAACGAGCGGAGTCGTTTGATGCTGCGCTATTTCCTCGACGATACCGGCTATCGCAACAACGACGCCTTGCTGTCCTTCAACTCGGCCTACAACTGGGTAACGCATAACGCCACACTTTCCCACCAGTACACCTTCAACCCCACCACGACCAATACGGCAACCTTCACCTTCAACCGGAACACCTTCATCCGGTCTCCCCTCACCACGCCCGGCGCTGCAAACTGGGCTGCTCTGGGTTGCGTCTCTTGTGTGGAGGTCCATCCCTCCTCGGTCCCTACGGATTGGAATCTGAGCGTCACCGGTGGCGTTGGCATTCGCAGCAGCACGGCTTTCTTGAGCTACATGCAGAACTTCCAGTTCGTAGACAGCTTTAGCAAGACGATGGGGAATCATCTGCTGTCGATTGGTGGATCGCTCCTGCACGCCCGCCGCAATGGCCGCGAGTACTTCAGCTCTTCGCCCACCTTCAACTTTGATGGCAGCCGGAGCGCTTCAGGCAGTGGCTATGCAGACTTCTTTCTGGGCCTGCCGATTACGGTCGGACAGAATACGATTCTCCAGAGCTACACCAGCAAGTGGACGCCTTCCCTGTTCTTTGAGGATGACTGGAAGCTGAGCCGTAAGCTCACGCTGAATCTCGGCGTACGCTGGGAGCCTTATCTGCCGATGGGAGAAAAGAACAATCGCCTGATGGCATTTGTGCCGGGGCAACAGTCCACCGTGTATCCCACCGCTCCTCTGGGTCTTGTATTCCCTGGCGACAAGGGGATTTCGAACAAGATCACTCCGAATGAGTGGAACAAGTTTGCACCGCGCATCGGCTTTGCTTACGATCCCTTTGGCAACGGCCGCACCAGCATCCGTGGGGGCTACGGGATCTTCTATGACAGCCCGCGCCTGGTCCCCTACAACACCTTCTCCAGCCGCCAACCCTACTCGGTGGGTACGACGCTTCAGAACCCCTACAGCCTCACCGATCCTTATCGTGGAGCCGAGAATATTGTGAGCTCGTTGCTGCAGAATATCAGCGGCGTTCCTGCCGGTCAAACTAACTTCAAGTTCGTTACGCCGGTCTCGATCTCGACCATCGATCCAGGCTTCACCAACGGTTATCTGCAGCAATGGAACTTCAACCTGCAGCGCGAAGTAGTCAAGGACTTTGTCGCGACCGCGGCTTATGTGGGTTCGAAGGGCACGCACATGCAGATCCCCGAGGAAATCAACGGCGCGCCCTATGCGGCTGGCGCCACTTCGGGCAATATCAACCAGCGCCGCATTTACCAGCCTTTTGCGACGATCCAATCGTTGATGGCCAACGGCAACTCCACCTATCACTCGACGCAGTTGAGCTTGAAGAAGCGCTTTGGCTCCGGATACTCGATCCTCAGTTCCTACAGCTTCTCGAAATTCATCGACATGGTTGCCGACGATAGCCACGGGGGCACAACGGGTCCGGCAACGAACCCGTTCAACTACTTCTACGATCGTGGAATTTCCGACCTGAACGTGCGCCACCGCTTTGTCACCTCTGCGGTGTGGGAGCTTCCAATCTTCCGCAATGCCAAGGGTTTCAAAGGCGCGGTGCTCGGGGGCTGGCAGATGAATGGAATCGTGATTCTGCAGAGCGGGACGCCGTTCAGCGTGACGGCTGGCGTCAACCGGAGCCTCTCCGGCGGCGCGGGGGACCGTGCGGACCTGATCGGATCGGGCAGTGTGGCCACTTATGGGGATACTTCGCGTGCCAGCTTCACTCGCAAGTACTTCGATACCTCGCGCTTCGCCTTGCCGGGACTGGGCAGCTTCGGTACCGCAGGCCGCAACCTCCTGACAGGGCCCGGACTCTTCAATATCGATGCCTCGGCATTCAAGAGCTTCCGCTTTACCGAGCGCTTGATTCTGGACTACCGGCTTGAAATTTTCAATGTCCTGAACCGGCCGAATTTCGGCAACCCGGTTGGGAATTTCAGTAGCGGCACCTATGGCCAGATCACCAGCGCGAAGGATCCGCGCATCATGCAGATGGGCCTGAAACTAAACTTCTGA
- a CDS encoding DUF4038 domain-containing protein, which yields MMLLLCLILAQELLLYDRPREAAEQYLAQAAGTIELLVVQPGPNAYGHHALGYGGQSHTDLELPNPAFFRHLDWVVKRATGRGLQVKLLAPGPGSGYPEEKRAEFLRYLRKRYERNRRVEVSVLSR from the coding sequence ATGATGCTGCTGCTCTGCCTGATTCTCGCTCAAGAGCTCTTGCTCTACGACCGTCCCAGAGAGGCGGCCGAGCAGTATCTTGCGCAGGCCGCGGGGACGATCGAACTCCTTGTAGTGCAGCCCGGGCCGAATGCGTATGGTCATCACGCACTCGGCTACGGTGGCCAGTCCCACACCGATCTGGAATTGCCGAATCCTGCCTTCTTCCGGCACCTCGATTGGGTGGTCAAACGAGCAACCGGGAGAGGACTGCAGGTGAAGCTGCTCGCTCCCGGTCCTGGGAGTGGGTATCCGGAAGAAAAGCGTGCGGAGTTCTTGCGTTACCTCCGCAAACGCTACGAGCGGAATCGCAGAGTCGAGGTGTCTGTCCTCTCCCGGTAA